CCCCGAGCAGTGGCCCCGCGAGGTGTGGGACGAGGACGTGCGCCTCATGCGCGAGGCCGGCGTCACCATGGTGAGCATCGGCATCTTCTCGTGGGGCCTCCTCGAGATTCGCGAGGGCGAGTTCGACTTCGCCTGGCTCGACGACATCATCGCCCTCCTCCACGAGAACGGCGTGGCCGTCGACCTCGGCACCCCCACGGCCTCTCCCCCGGCGTGGTTCTTCGCGCAGTACCCCGATGCTCGCGCCGTCACGAAGGACGGCGTGCCGATGGGCTTCGGCGCGCGCGGCATGGTGTCGCACTCGGCGCCCGAGTATCGCGCCGCGATCGCCCGGATCGCCGGCGCCCTCGCCGAACGCTACGGCGACCACCCGGCCGTCGTCCTCTGGCACATCCACAACGAATACGGCGTTCCCGTCGGTGAGGACTTCTCCCCCCACTCCGTCCGCGCCTGGCGTCTCTGGCTGCAGGTGAAGTACGGCTCCGTCGCCGGCCTCAACGCCGCATGGGGCACGGCCTTCTGGGGTCAGCACTACGAGGAGTGGGACCACGTGGGCGCCCCTGCCGCAGCCCCCTCGACGATCAACCCCGCGCAGAAGCTCGACTGGGCCCGGTTCACCGACGAGATGCTGCGCGAGTGCTTCCGCATCGAGAAGGCCGCGATCCGTCAGCACGCGACGCAGCCCATCACGACGAACTTCATGGCCAACCAGCACCACGGTGTCGACCTCTGGGCCTGGGCCGACGAGGTCGACGTCGTGTCGGACGACCACTACCTGTGGGCAGCCGACGTGGAGGGTGAGATCGGTCTCGCGATCGCTGCCGACCTCAGCCGTTCCGTCGGCGGCGGCAAGCCCTGGATCCTGATGGAGCACTCGACGTCGGCCGTCAACTGGCAGCCGCGGAACGTCGCGAAGCGCCCGGGCGAGATGGCCCGGAACTCCCTGAGCCACTTCGGCCGGGGGGCCGACGGCATCCTCTTCTTCCAATGGCGGGCCGGACGCTCGGGCGCGGAGAAGTTCCACTCCGCGATGCTCCCCCACGCCGGCACCGAATCACGCGTGTTCCGCGAGGTCGTGGACCTCGGCGACAAGCTCGGCCGCCTGGCCGAGGTACAGGGGTCGCGCGTGGAGGCCGATGTCGCGGTCCTGTGGGACTTCGAGTCGTTCTGGGCGCAGGACCTCGAGTGGCGCCCTTCCGAGGACGTCAGCCACGACGAGCGCATCCGTGCGTTCTACGAGCGCCTCTGGCGCGACGACGTCACCGTCGACTTCGCGCTCCCCGGCCACGACCTCTCGCGCTACCGCCTGGTGCTCGTCCCGTCGCAGTACCTCCTGAGCGCTGCGGACGCCGCGAACCTGACCGCCTACGTCGCGCAGGGCGGGACGCTCGTCGTCTCGTTCTTCTCCGCGATCGTCGACGAGAACGACGCCGTCCACCCCGGTGGGTACGGTGCGCTGCTGCAGGACGCCCTCGGCGTCCGCGTCGAGGAGCACCTCCCGCTCCGACACGGCGACGTCGCCGGCATCGCGCTGGGCGACGAGCGGTTCCCCGCCGATGTCTGGCAGGAGGATCTCGTCGTCACCACCGCCGACGTCCGTGCGGTCTACACCGGTGGCCCCGCCGACGGCCTTCCCGCCGTGACCCGCAACGTGCACGGCGACGGTGTCGGCTGGTACATCAGCACACGACCGGATGCCGACGGCCTCCGCGCGATCATGCGCGAGGTGTACGCGGATGCGGGCATCGACCTCCCGGCGACGCCCGACGGAGTCGAGACGATCATCCGCCGCAGCCCTGACGCGGACTACCTCGTCGCCATAAACCACGGCACCGAACAGGTGTCGCTCGAAACCTCCGGAACCGACCTGCTGACGCAGGCCGACATCCGGGACACGCTGGTGTTGGCAGGAGGCGACGTAGCCGTCGTCCGCCTGGCGCACACAGCCCACCGAGGCGATCGATGACCGATCACTTCGCGACGGGACACCGTCGAACGCACTGAGAGAAAACCGTCGCAGCCACCCGGCCGCGGCGATCACACACCGGTCGTGACGGCGCGACCTCCCAGAGGCCCCGCCGGATCGACCACACCCGGAAGGAAGATCCATGCGCAAGATGGGTATCGGCATCGCCGCACTGGCGGCCGGCTCCCTGCTGCTGGCCGGTTGCGCCGGCGGCAGCGGCAACAACACCCCGGCTCCGGCGGAGTCTGAAGGTCCGATCGACGCGAGCGGCGTGACCCTCACCGTCTGGACCGACGCGAACCGCGAGCCCGCGATCGAAGCGGCGGCGAAAACGTTCGAAGACGAGACCGGCGCGAAGATCGAACTCGTCCAGAAGAACTTCGACGACATCCGCACCGACTTCACCAACCAGGTGCCCACCGGGGAGGGTCCTGACATCACGATCGGTGCGCACGACTGGCTGGGCGGCCTCGTGCAGGCCGGTGTCGTCTCGACGGTCGACCTCGGCGAGGCCGCATCGAACTTCGAGAAGGTCGCGACCGACGCATTCACCTACGACGGTCAGAGCTATGGTCTGCCGTACTCGCTCGAGAGCATCGCGCTCATCCAGAACACCGATCTCGTCGGGGAGGACGCGCCTGCCACGTTCGACGACATGATCGCCGCGGGTAAGAAGTCGGGCGCAGAGCGTCCGTTCGTCATCAACACCGCCGGACCGACCGGCGACGCGTACACGATGTACGGCCTGCAGACCTCCTTCGGTGCGCCGGTGTTCGTGCAGGACTCGTCGGGCTCCTACACGAAGGAGATCGGCATGGGCGGCGAGGCGGGCACCGCCTTCGCCACGTGGCTCGGAGAGCACGGCGAGAAGGGCTCGGGCGAGATCTCGACCACGATCGACTACGACACCAACAACGAGCTGTTCGCCTCGGGCAAGGCCGCGTACACGATCCAGGGCCCGTGGGCGGTCAAGGTGCTGACCGATCAGGGCGCGAAGATCAAGGTGAACCCGATCCCCTCCGCCGGCGGCGAGACGGCATCCCCGTTCGTCGGCGTGCAAGGCTTCTACATCAGCGCCGAGAGCAAGAACGCCCTCGTCGCCCAGGAGTTCCTGACGAAGTACCTCGCCACCTACGACGCGCAGAAGGCCCTCTACGAGGCCGACCCGCGCATCCCGGCCTGGACGGATCTCGCCGAGGAGGTCTCGTCCGACCCCGTGATCGCCGGCTTCGCCGCCTCTGCCAAGAACGGCGTGCCCATGCCGAGCATCCCTGAGATGGGATCGGTCTGGGACCTCTGGAACGCCGCTCAGGTGCAGGTCATCAAGGGCGCGGACCCCTCCGGGACGTGGACCAAGATGGTCGCCGACCTCGAGAAGACCATCGGCTGACCGACTTCCGGGGGTGAGGCGTCTCGCCTCGCCCCCGGAAACCATCTTCTCGAGAGGAAGACGACATGACGGCTCTGCAGAGCCCCACCCTGCCGGAAGAGGCACCCCCGCCCACCGAGTCCCATGCCCGCCGCTGGTCGGGTCTCGGGTGGGGATTCATCGTCAAGCTGGTCCTGATGGGCCTCGTCAACGCGGTGGGCCTGCTCGGCATCGTCGCCGCGTTCCAGGCGGAATCCTGGATCGTGTTCGGCGTCGCCGTCGCGCTGCTGCTGGCGGCGGACGTCGTCTACTTCACGAAACGCGCGCTCCCGCTGAAGTACCTGCTGCCGGGCCTGTCGTTCCTGCTCATCTTCCAGATCTTCATCTTCCTGTACACGGGCTACATAGCCTTCACGAACTACGGCGCCGGCCACATCGGCTCGCAGGAGCAGGCCGTCGCGGCATCCCTCGCCCAGGGCGAGCGTCGCGTCGAGGGCGCACCGACGCTCCCCCTCACCGTCGTCGAACGCGGCGGCGAGCTCGGCTTCGCGGTCGTCGAAGACGGCGAACTGCTCGCGGGATCCGCGGATGAGCCGCTGAGCGTCGTCGGCCCCGCCCCGGCATCCGGTGCAGCCACCGACGTCCCGGGCTGGACCGTCGTCCCCCGCAACCAGATCATCGGCGACCAGGCGACTCAGCAGGCGGTCGTCGACCTGCGCGTGCCCGTCTCGGACGACCCCAACGACGGCTCCATCCGCACCCGCGACGGGTCGAGCGGTGCGGTGTACCTCTCGACCATGACGTGGGATGCCGAGGCGCAGACCATCACCGACAGCGCGACCGGCCTCGTCTACACCGCCAGCCCCACCGGCAACTTCGTCGCGGACGACGGAACCGCTCTTCCCACCGGCTGGGTCGTCAACGTCGGCTTCGACAACTTCGTGAAGCTGTTCACCGACCCGACGATCCTCGAGACCTTGGGAGTCGTCACCGGGTGGACGTTCGTCTGGGCGGTCCTGTCGGTCCTCATCCCCTTCGCGATGGGATTGATCTTCGCCCTCATCTTCAACGACCCGCGGGTGCGGGGGCGGAAGGTGCTGCGGACGCTGTTCATCCTCCCGTACGCCTTCCCCGCGTTCATGTCGGCGCTGCTGTTCCGCGGCATGTTCAACGCGGAGTTCGGCGTCATCAACGAGTTCTTCTTCGGAGGGGCGAACATCGACTGGCTCGGCGACCCGTGGCTCGCCCGCGGCGCCGTCCTGTTCGTCAACGTGTGGCTGACGTACCCGTATTACTTCCTCGTCTGCACGGGCGCCCTCCAGGCGCTGCCGCAAGACGCGCTCGAGGCGGCTTCCATCGACGGCGCGGGCCGGTTCCGCCAGCTCCGCGCCATCATCCTGCCGCTCGTCCTGGTCTCGACGGCGCCGCTGTTGATCTCGTCGTTCGCGTTCAGTTTCAACAACTTCACGATCATCTACATGTTCAACAACGGTGGGCCGGCGATACCCGGGGCGCCCTACGCGCTCGGCTATTCGGACATCCTCATCTCGGCGATCTACGACATCTCCGGGGTATCGGGCGGTAAGGCCGATTACGGCCTCGCCAGTGCGCTGTCGATCCTCGTGTTCCTCGTCGTGGGCATCGTCTCCGCCCTCGCGTTCCGTCAGACCAAGAAGCTCGAGGAGTACCAGTGATGTCCGCTCCCTCCACCCCGGTCACGACCCGGACGATCACGACGGGCTCTGCGCGCGCCGACCGCACCTCCACGCGGCGGCCCGCTCAGCGCAAGCGCTGGCTGCTGGAGGTCGGCTGGAAGTACCTCGTGGCCGCCGGTCTCCTGTTCTACGCGATGTTCCCGCTCGTGTACGTCCTGTCGGCCTCGTTCAACCCGGGCGGCTCGCTGTCCGCGGCGAACGCGCTCTTCTCCGTCATCGACATCGGCAACTACACGGCGCTCGGTGAGACGAGCTATTGGGCCTGGTACGCCAACACGCTCATCGTGGGCGGCGCATCGGCCGCGGGCGCTGTCCTGATGGGCGCCGCCGCCGCATACGCGTTCTCGCGGTTCCGGTTCGCCGGGCGACGCATGAGCCTGACGGCGCTCCTGATCGTGCAGATGTTCCCGCAGGCGCTCGCGTTCGTCGCGATCTTCCTGATGCTGCTGGCCCTCGGCGAGGTGTCCCCCGTCCTGGGCCTGAACTCCAAGATCGCCCTCATCTGCGTCTATCTCGGCGGCGCGCTGGGAGTGAACACGTTCCTCATGTACGGGTTCTTCAACACGATCCCGATGGAGATCGACGAATCGGCGAAGATCGACGGCGCGACCCACGCGCAGATCTTCTGGCGCCTCATCATGCCCCTCGTCACCCCGATCCTCGCGGTCGTGGGGCTCCTGGCGTTCATCGCGGCGTTCGGCGACTACATCATCGCGAAGATCGTGCTCGTCTCGGAGGACAACTGGACCCTCGCCGTCGGGATGTTCCAGTGGGTCTCGAACCAGCTGGCCAGCAACTGGGGATTGTTCGCCGCCGGGGCGATCCTCGCGGCGGCGCCGGTGCTCGCGCTGTTCCTGTCGTTGCAGCGCTACATCGTCGGCGGCTTGACCGCCGGGTCCGTCAAGGGCTGAGCGGCTTCTTCGCCGCGACAGCCGCACGGTAGAGGTCTCGCGAGGGCAGTCCGGTCTCTCGCGAGACCTCACCGGCGGCATCCTTCAACCGCACGCCCGACGCCACGAGGGCCTGCACCTGGGCGACGGCATCCTCCTCGCTGACGGCTCGGACGCTCGCCCCCTCGACCACCACGACGATCTCGCCGCGGACGCCCGGTGCGGCCCAGGTCGCGAGCTCGCCGAGCGGGCCGCGGACGACCTCCTCGTGCAGCTTCGTGAGCTCGCGGCAGACGGCCGCGCGGCGGTCGGCACCGAACGCCTCCGCCATCGCGGCGAGAGTCTCCGCCAGGCGCGACGGAGCCTCGAAGAAGACCATCGTCCGCGCTTCCGAGGCCAGTGAGCCGAACACCGTCCGCCGGTCCCCCGCCTTTCGAGGGGCGAAACCCTCGAACGTGAACCGGTCGGTCGGCAGGCCGGCGAGCGCGAGCGCCGTGATGACCGCGCTCGGTCCGGGGAGCGCCGTCACGTCGACACCGCGCTCGACGGCCTCGGCGACCACCGCATAGCCCGGATCGCTGACCGTCGGCATCCCGGCGTCGCTGAGAAGGAGGACGTCTTCCTCGGCGGCGAGCGCGACGAGCTCGGCGGCCCGCTGCTTCTCGTTGTGGTCGTGGAGCGCGATCAGGCGCGGCCGGTTCGCGATTCCCAGCGCCTGCAGGAGGCGCTGCGTGGTCCGGGTGTCCTCGGCGGCGACGATCGTCGCCTGTTCGAGGGCGGTGCGGAGGCGACCCGTCGCGTCGCCCAGATTTCCGATCGGAGTCGCGGCGAGGATCAGCACCGCCCCAGCATAGGCTGGTCGCCGTGAGCTCGACCGTGGAACCGCTGCTGCCCGCGGTTGCGCCACGGCCCCGTCTCGACGCTCGCATCGATGCCTGGCGGAGCCGGATCGTCGCCGTCCCCGCGACGTCCTGGGTCGCCCCGCTCCTCGTGACGCTCCTCGCCGGCATCCTGCGGTTCTGGAACGTCGGCCATCCGCACGCGATCGTCTTCGACGAGACGTACTACGTGAAGGATGCCTGGAGCCAGTGGAACCTCGGCTACGCCGCCACGTGGCCCGATGAGGCGGACCAACGCTTCGCGGCGGGCGAGACCGACATCTACACGCGCGAGCCGAGCTTCGCCGTCCACCCGCCGCTCGGGAAGTACCTGATCGGCGCGGGCATGGCCCTGTTCGGACCGACGTCGTCCTTCGGATGGCGCTTCGCCGTTGCGCTCGCCGGTACGCTCACCGTCCTCGTCCTCTATCTCATCGCGTGGCAGCTGACCCGTTCCGTCGCCTTCAGCACCGTCGCGGGGGGGCTCCTCGCCATCGACGGGCTCGCGATCGTCATGAGCCGGGTGGCGATCCTCGACATCCTCCTCACCTTCTTCGTGCTGCTCTCGGTCTGGTTCGCCCTGCTCGATCGGCGGCGTCACCTCGACCGCCTCGCCCGAGCCATGCTGCGCCGGGATGCCGCGGGCCGTGTCCCGTGGTGGGGCGCGGTGCTGTGGTGGCGGCCGTGGCTGTTCGCCGCGGGCATCGCGGGCGGGGCGGCGTGCGGCGTCAAGTGGTCGGGTGCGTGGGTGCTCGCCGCTCTCGGGCTCTACGCCGTCGTCAGCGACGCCCTCGCCCGTCGCCGCCTCGGCGTCTTCTTCTGGCCGGCGGATGCCGTCCGCCAGGGCGCGGTGTCGTTCGTGCTGCTCGTGCCGGGCGCCGTCCTCGTCTACCTGTCCTCGTGGATCGGGTGGCTGACGACCGACGGCGGCTACGGACGGCACGCGGTGGACGGCACCCCCGCACAGGGATTCTGGTCGTGGGTGCCCCTGCCACTCCAGAACCTCTGGCACTACCACGAGTCGATCTACACCGCGACGGCGGAGATCACGTCATCCCACCCCTACGCGAGTCCCGCCTGGCAGTGGCCGCTGCTGCTCCGGCCCACCTCCATGTACGTCGGCAACACCGCGGACGGGACCGACGGCTGCGCGAGCGCGCGAGGCTGCATCGAGATCCTGTATTCGATGCCGAACCCGCTGC
This DNA window, taken from Microbacterium sp. MM2322, encodes the following:
- a CDS encoding beta-galactosidase codes for the protein MTTPAWPRLDGIAYGGDYNPEQWPREVWDEDVRLMREAGVTMVSIGIFSWGLLEIREGEFDFAWLDDIIALLHENGVAVDLGTPTASPPAWFFAQYPDARAVTKDGVPMGFGARGMVSHSAPEYRAAIARIAGALAERYGDHPAVVLWHIHNEYGVPVGEDFSPHSVRAWRLWLQVKYGSVAGLNAAWGTAFWGQHYEEWDHVGAPAAAPSTINPAQKLDWARFTDEMLRECFRIEKAAIRQHATQPITTNFMANQHHGVDLWAWADEVDVVSDDHYLWAADVEGEIGLAIAADLSRSVGGGKPWILMEHSTSAVNWQPRNVAKRPGEMARNSLSHFGRGADGILFFQWRAGRSGAEKFHSAMLPHAGTESRVFREVVDLGDKLGRLAEVQGSRVEADVAVLWDFESFWAQDLEWRPSEDVSHDERIRAFYERLWRDDVTVDFALPGHDLSRYRLVLVPSQYLLSAADAANLTAYVAQGGTLVVSFFSAIVDENDAVHPGGYGALLQDALGVRVEEHLPLRHGDVAGIALGDERFPADVWQEDLVVTTADVRAVYTGGPADGLPAVTRNVHGDGVGWYISTRPDADGLRAIMREVYADAGIDLPATPDGVETIIRRSPDADYLVAINHGTEQVSLETSGTDLLTQADIRDTLVLAGGDVAVVRLAHTAHRGDR
- a CDS encoding maltose ABC transporter substrate-binding protein, with product MRKMGIGIAALAAGSLLLAGCAGGSGNNTPAPAESEGPIDASGVTLTVWTDANREPAIEAAAKTFEDETGAKIELVQKNFDDIRTDFTNQVPTGEGPDITIGAHDWLGGLVQAGVVSTVDLGEAASNFEKVATDAFTYDGQSYGLPYSLESIALIQNTDLVGEDAPATFDDMIAAGKKSGAERPFVINTAGPTGDAYTMYGLQTSFGAPVFVQDSSGSYTKEIGMGGEAGTAFATWLGEHGEKGSGEISTTIDYDTNNELFASGKAAYTIQGPWAVKVLTDQGAKIKVNPIPSAGGETASPFVGVQGFYISAESKNALVAQEFLTKYLATYDAQKALYEADPRIPAWTDLAEEVSSDPVIAGFAASAKNGVPMPSIPEMGSVWDLWNAAQVQVIKGADPSGTWTKMVADLEKTIG
- a CDS encoding ABC transporter permease subunit — protein: MTALQSPTLPEEAPPPTESHARRWSGLGWGFIVKLVLMGLVNAVGLLGIVAAFQAESWIVFGVAVALLLAADVVYFTKRALPLKYLLPGLSFLLIFQIFIFLYTGYIAFTNYGAGHIGSQEQAVAASLAQGERRVEGAPTLPLTVVERGGELGFAVVEDGELLAGSADEPLSVVGPAPASGAATDVPGWTVVPRNQIIGDQATQQAVVDLRVPVSDDPNDGSIRTRDGSSGAVYLSTMTWDAEAQTITDSATGLVYTASPTGNFVADDGTALPTGWVVNVGFDNFVKLFTDPTILETLGVVTGWTFVWAVLSVLIPFAMGLIFALIFNDPRVRGRKVLRTLFILPYAFPAFMSALLFRGMFNAEFGVINEFFFGGANIDWLGDPWLARGAVLFVNVWLTYPYYFLVCTGALQALPQDALEAASIDGAGRFRQLRAIILPLVLVSTAPLLISSFAFSFNNFTIIYMFNNGGPAIPGAPYALGYSDILISAIYDISGVSGGKADYGLASALSILVFLVVGIVSALAFRQTKKLEEYQ
- a CDS encoding sugar ABC transporter permease, with protein sequence MSAPSTPVTTRTITTGSARADRTSTRRPAQRKRWLLEVGWKYLVAAGLLFYAMFPLVYVLSASFNPGGSLSAANALFSVIDIGNYTALGETSYWAWYANTLIVGGASAAGAVLMGAAAAYAFSRFRFAGRRMSLTALLIVQMFPQALAFVAIFLMLLALGEVSPVLGLNSKIALICVYLGGALGVNTFLMYGFFNTIPMEIDESAKIDGATHAQIFWRLIMPLVTPILAVVGLLAFIAAFGDYIIAKIVLVSEDNWTLAVGMFQWVSNQLASNWGLFAAGAILAAAPVLALFLSLQRYIVGGLTAGSVKG
- the rsmI gene encoding 16S rRNA (cytidine(1402)-2'-O)-methyltransferase, with product MLILAATPIGNLGDATGRLRTALEQATIVAAEDTRTTQRLLQALGIANRPRLIALHDHNEKQRAAELVALAAEEDVLLLSDAGMPTVSDPGYAVVAEAVERGVDVTALPGPSAVITALALAGLPTDRFTFEGFAPRKAGDRRTVFGSLASEARTMVFFEAPSRLAETLAAMAEAFGADRRAAVCRELTKLHEEVVRGPLGELATWAAPGVRGEIVVVVEGASVRAVSEEDAVAQVQALVASGVRLKDAAGEVSRETGLPSRDLYRAAVAAKKPLSP
- a CDS encoding phospholipid carrier-dependent glycosyltransferase, producing the protein MSSTVEPLLPAVAPRPRLDARIDAWRSRIVAVPATSWVAPLLVTLLAGILRFWNVGHPHAIVFDETYYVKDAWSQWNLGYAATWPDEADQRFAAGETDIYTREPSFAVHPPLGKYLIGAGMALFGPTSSFGWRFAVALAGTLTVLVLYLIAWQLTRSVAFSTVAGGLLAIDGLAIVMSRVAILDILLTFFVLLSVWFALLDRRRHLDRLARAMLRRDAAGRVPWWGAVLWWRPWLFAAGIAGGAACGVKWSGAWVLAALGLYAVVSDALARRRLGVFFWPADAVRQGAVSFVLLVPGAVLVYLSSWIGWLTTDGGYGRHAVDGTPAQGFWSWVPLPLQNLWHYHESIYTATAEITSSHPYASPAWQWPLLLRPTSMYVGNTADGTDGCASARGCIEILYSMPNPLLWWLGVIAVLWLAVHGARTRDWRAGIVLVGVAATYVPWLFYPSRTIFQFYTVLTLPFMVLALTFALRALWGSGRVETPRRIAGRRGVLGILALIVALSVFWYPLWAAISVPWEFYWLHNWLRGWV